Sequence from the Fulvivirga ligni genome:
GAAGATTACAAGTGGTACAAGAAAGCTGTAATTGATGATGCGGTCAATCATAATGCGATTAAGAAGGCTACAATTAGTGAAAATAATAAAAAAGGACTTAATGCTATTAGCAAAAAGATGCCAATAATATGTAGAATTGTCTTACCAATTTTAACTAAAATGCTATCACCTGGCTTCCAAGTAGTCTGCTCTCTAAAGGATTGAAAGAATCCCTTAGCAGCTTTTTTAAAGCCTGATGCATTTGATTCAACTTTGCTCATTTAGGTATTTTATTAAAGATGTATTTCATCCTTCTAAGTACCAACGGATTTAGAATACCCATGTCAATTCCTAATCCCTCCTTTGATGCTGCTTTAACTATAGCATATTAAATGATTATAAATCTAATATGTTTAAGAAAGATAGTATAAATATATCCTCTGGGACGGCAAGACTACACCATAGGTCCATATTTGCAGGTGGCTCTTTGCATGAAAAGTACTTGGGATTATATCTGGCAGATTTGACAAGTCACCACAAAGAGTTGAGCTCGTAGTGTACCGCCAATGTTATGGGCTGCAGCATGGTCTTCGCTTCCTTGACAATGCAAGATAGCAATTAGCAGCTGAAAGGATATGATTTATCATCCCAAGCCTCTATTTGTATTAAAATACTCTCGTCCCCGGAATATAATACATTGAAGGGTTCTTCAACAGTGTGTTTTATACAGTTCATCACCGGCAATAGACAACTGAGTAGGAAATTTAATTTTTTTCAGATATCTAACAATTTATACTCCCGCGTAATTATCGGACAAATTAAGGTCTACAAAAACAAAATCTGGATATGTATTTATCTCACTCTGTACAGCGGCCATAAAATCAAGCACATAACTCCATTTTCTTAATTGGTACGCAGGACTAATCTTTTTCAAAACATACTCAAATAGATGTAGTTCATCCAAAGAATCATCTAATAAATACAATTCCATATTAATTTAGTTTATTAATTAATATAGCCATTATATTGCTAACAATTGTGCTTTTAACCGATACCGGGTTATTTTACTGATATTTACGTAGGTATTAATTCTTATAAGTGAATAACAGCTGCATATTTGAATCAATGGCGTAATAAAGGCGGGAGCGTTATCTATTCTGGCCGGTTTATATAGTTATAGATTATATGCACTAAAACCCTCGCCCCGACCATTAATCTATTAATCAAATTTGTAGTTGCATTTTCAAAAAAAGTAGACGAATTTAATATCCACCTACTTTTTGTTTAATTCCTGACGTTTTACCAATCCCATGTTCCTGTATGATTTCAATCAGCAGATTAAATTCCTTAATATCCCTAATGCCTTCAACTGAAGCAGGAACATCGATATGTAAAAACATCCAAACGTGTTTTTGCCCTTCAAATCTTTCAATTTAGCTTTGACTTGTATCGGTTAATGGAGTGGTAGAAATTTTTAGAATCGTCATTTAGCACCTCATCCATACCAACCAAAAGGAATACCGGAAGAAATTTTCGAACCTAAGTTCACTGGGGTCTGCCTGAGCGATATTGTTTGAAGCATAAATTAACGCATGACTGTATAGAAACTCCTTACTCAGAATCGGATCCACTTCTTCTTTTTTATAACGTACGTCTCATCATCACTCTTTAAATCAATGCAGGGAGAAAGTAAAACCAATTTTGACGGTGCTTTTTTTTAATTATTTAGAATATTTATTTACTTAAGAATGGGTAATCAATATATCCCTGTTCACCACCACCGAACATTGTAGCTCTGTCTGGCTCATTTAACTCTGCATCTAATTCAAATCGCTTTGGCAAATCCGGATTGGCTAAGAATAGGGTGCCGAAGGAGACTAATTGGGCGATTCCTTTCTCTATCTCCGCTTCGGCTGAATTTTTGTTGTATCCTGTATTTGCGATCACAGGTTTGTTTATTCTACTGCCATACATTTCTACTTCATCCGCGGTTGGGTATTGAGCTGGTGGAGGGAAGAATGGATTTTTTTTCATTATTTCGACAAAAGCAAAGTCCAATTTATTGAGTTCGTCAATTAGATAGTTGTAAGTTCCAACCGGGTCGTCATAAAATATATCTCCGTATGGGTGGTATGCTGAAATTTTAATTCCCACTTTCTCACTCCCTACTGCAGCGATTAATTCCTGCATGATTTCTAAAACGAACCTTGCCTTGTTTTCAAAACTTCCACCATACGCATCGGTTCTTTGGTTAGCACTCTCTGCCAGGAACTGATTCGGCAAATACCCGTTGGCAGCATGCAGTTCTACACCGTCAAACCCAGCTTCCATTGCGTTTTTAGCTGCTTGTCCGTAATCCTTTACGGTTTGTTTTATTTCGGCAACCGTGATTTCCTGAGGCGTTTCATAATCTTTTAAGCCTTGTGAGGTAAAGTGCTGCATCCCTTTAATGCCCACTGCAGAAGGAGCCAATGGCAATTTTCCATTTCTATCAATTGAATGTCCGGCACGACCAGTATGCCATAGTTGGGCAATGATCTTACCTCCGTTATCATGCACTGATTTGGTCACTTTTGTCCAAGCCTCTATCTGCTTATTTGTATATATACCAGGTGTGAGTGGACTACCTGTAGCTTCTTCACTTATTCTGATAGCTTCGGTAAAGATTAAGCCTGCACTCACTCTTTGGGTATAGTATTGAACGGTCATATTACCTACTACACCGTTCATATCAGCACGGCTTCTGGTCATGGCAGACATAGCCATTTTATTTTTTAGCGTTAGGCTTCCTAATTGTGTTTGCTCTAATAGTTTCATTTCAAATGGATTTTTCTTTTGAATTAATAATAATGATGTAAAGTTGATCTAATGGATCGCCTTAAACTTGTACCAGATCACTAAGCTGGTTACTGATTAAAAATTGGGAGATAGACTTCATTTACAAATTGCTCTGCGGTGGTGGTTGTAGTAGTGGAATCATCTCTTTTTTGGTAATTAAATATTCCATCTTTAATGGCCACTGCCATTCCCAATAGGTTATCTACAAAGTCTTCAGAAAACCCATTACCTAAAAAGATCTGTTTGGCCTGTTCTACCGGAATTTGCACATAGGGTAATTCAGGTTTACCAATGGCTTGACCGATAATGTTGGTAAATTCCTTGTAGGTATAATCCCTTGGGCCCATCACGGCATGAATACTCTTGCCTGTAAAGTCCAGTTTGGACAAATGACCTGCCGCAATTTTGGCAACATCCTGAGTGGCCACCATCGGAATGGCAGTATCTCCATCAGCTGCTGTACCCGCAATTCCCTTCGCTTTAACCAAACCAATGATTCTTAGCCAGTTTTCCATAAAATAGGCTGAGCGAATGTGCAGTACGTTTACATTTTCTATTTGATTTAATCGCACTTCTTGCTCTCCCGTACCACCCATCATGCCGTTGCCTTCGTGCATGTGAGAACCCAGGCTACTCATATTGACGATGTATTTGATACCTGATTTCTCGATGGCCTGAATGTAGTTGCTGGTTACCTGACGTTGGTACGCCCTGGTGTTTTCTGCTTTTGGATTGTCGGGCAAAATGAGGAATGCACTATCTGCATTTTTGAAAGCATTGGTAAGGGTTTTTACATCAGTGACATCACTACTAATTACCTCTGCACCCATACTTTTAAATTTTTCCAGTTTTTCTGTATGTCGAGCCATTACAGTTACCTGATGTCCTTCATTCAAAAGGATTTCTGAAATTTTGCTACCTACTGTTCCTGTAGCTCCGAGTATTACTATCTTCTTTTTCATTTGGTATTCTTTAAATTGTTATTGATTAATTATAAGACAAAGGTGCATAGTGGTGGATCCATAAACTTGTATCAGATCACTGACCTTTGATTTATTAATTGTTTTTGATTGCCACTGTACATCCCTTCTTCAAAGTAAGTTGCGTCCGTTTGTGTGGTGAAAAGTACCATATCGCTTGTCTCTAATGCCATGAAAACTGGACTTTCATTTTCAACCAAAACACTTTCCCCTGAT
This genomic interval carries:
- a CDS encoding alkene reductase, which translates into the protein MKLLEQTQLGSLTLKNKMAMSAMTRSRADMNGVVGNMTVQYYTQRVSAGLIFTEAIRISEEATGSPLTPGIYTNKQIEAWTKVTKSVHDNGGKIIAQLWHTGRAGHSIDRNGKLPLAPSAVGIKGMQHFTSQGLKDYETPQEITVAEIKQTVKDYGQAAKNAMEAGFDGVELHAANGYLPNQFLAESANQRTDAYGGSFENKARFVLEIMQELIAAVGSEKVGIKISAYHPYGDIFYDDPVGTYNYLIDELNKLDFAFVEIMKKNPFFPPPAQYPTADEVEMYGSRINKPVIANTGYNKNSAEAEIEKGIAQLVSFGTLFLANPDLPKRFELDAELNEPDRATMFGGGEQGYIDYPFLSK
- a CDS encoding NmrA family NAD(P)-binding protein, coding for MKKKIVILGATGTVGSKISEILLNEGHQVTVMARHTEKLEKFKSMGAEVISSDVTDVKTLTNAFKNADSAFLILPDNPKAENTRAYQRQVTSNYIQAIEKSGIKYIVNMSSLGSHMHEGNGMMGGTGEQEVRLNQIENVNVLHIRSAYFMENWLRIIGLVKAKGIAGTAADGDTAIPMVATQDVAKIAAGHLSKLDFTGKSIHAVMGPRDYTYKEFTNIIGQAIGKPELPYVQIPVEQAKQIFLGNGFSEDFVDNLLGMAVAIKDGIFNYQKRDDSTTTTTTAEQFVNEVYLPIFNQ